One window from the genome of Montipora foliosa isolate CH-2021 chromosome 5, ASM3666993v2, whole genome shotgun sequence encodes:
- the LOC138003532 gene encoding ankyrin repeat domain-containing protein 29-like, whose product MVLSAGFSLILKYMTDFIRLEKWIPLKHNIFLSLAIELEEKKEADNEASKKKDRILWRNFIKDEEHESKLCRYVEGQKLDQAIITAQRKGFSRITYVTSTVNEMVSKLRYPSRHTKALDSSQTENITKDKYGDKESKKQLQLLDASKTGDVKQVYKLMERDVDIDAKCPDTGNTALMFAAKKDDKAITELLLMEQASVFLVNNRGLSALTLAHEKGHAVIVNMICTKLAETKELDAQMLLSSEKGDLATVLALLSFDTNLFCVVDKMHGKSSLHLAAENGHFNVARFLCEMMRLKPEAILKKNKYEMNYLHSTCLGGNLDLLRLLLPLFEKSNRDAIVETDVNGRTALWFAARQGHLDIVRELLPIFSSIDPQSIIARKRDGSNAVMAAAFFGHTETVGELLPVFKNIDPSSLFETYHDCDDAGRNLISIAEHYGRVKTKQVIEDFMKSNNLPHPNAGLTINRNYLVDINQVHSRMKTWV is encoded by the coding sequence ATGGTTTTGTCTGCTGGGTTTTCACTCATCCTTAAATATATGACCGACTTCATCAGGCTGGAAAAATGGATACCTTTAAAACACAACATTTTCCTCAGCCTAGCGATTGAACTTGAGGAGAAAAAAGAAGCTGACAACGAGGCTTCAAAGAAGAAGGACCGGATACTTTGGAGAAACTTTATAAAAGATGAAGAGCACGAATCAAAACTATGCCGTTACGTCGAAGGACAAAAACTTGATCAAGCCATCATCACAGCTCAACGTAAAGGATTTTCCAGGATAACCTATGTCACAAGTACAGTGAACGAAATGGTATCCAAGCTCAGATATCCGTCACGTCATACAAAGGCCTTGGATTCATCTCAAACGGAAAACATTACAAAGGATAAGTATGGCGATAAGGAAAGCAAAAAACAGTTACAACTTTTGGACGCGTCGAAGACTGGTGATGTAAAACAAGTCTACAAATTGATGGAACGAGACGTAGACATTGATGCGAAGTGTCCAGACACAGGCAATACAGCTCTCATGTTTGCTGCTAAAAAAGACGATAAAGCTATAACAGAATTGCTACTAATGGAGCAGGCCAGTGTGTTTTTAGTCAACAATCGTGGCCTGAGCGCACTTACTTTGGCCCACGAAAAGGGTCATGCTGTTATTGTCAATATGATCTGTACAAAACTGGCAGAAACCAAAGAATTAGACGCACAAATGCTTCTCTCAAGTGAAAAGGGAGACCTAGCAACCGTTCTGGCGCTACTGAGCTTTGACACGAATCTTTTTTGTGTGGTAGACAAAATGCACGGGAAATCAAGCTTGCACCTCGCCGCTGAGAATGGCCACTTCAACGTTGCGCGTTTCCTGTGTGAAATGATGCGCCTTAAGCCTGAAGCGATtctgaagaaaaacaaatacgAAATGAATTACCTTCATTCAACTTGTCTGGGAGGTAACCTCGACCTCCTTCGGCTGCTTCTGCCACTATTTGAAAAGTCAAATCGCGACGCCATTGTTGAGACAGATGTCAACGGACGCACTGCTTTGTGGTTCGCTGCCCGACAAGGACACCTGGACATTGTTCGAGAACTTTTACCTATTTTTTCTAGCATTGATCCTCAGAGCATCATCGCAAGAAAGAGAGACGGCTCGAACGCCGTTATGGCCGCAGCATTCTTCGGCCATACGGAAACCGTGGGAGAACTCCTTCCTGTCTTCAAAAACATCGATCCCTCCAGCCTCTTCGAGACTTACCATGACTGTGACGACGCCGGCAGAAACTTAATCTCAATCGCAGAACATTACGGCCGTGTGAAAACCAAACAAGTGATTGAAGACTTTATGAAATCAAACAATCTACCACACCCTAATGCAGGTCTCACGATTAACAGAAATTATTTGGTCGACATTAATCAGGTACACTCAAGAATGAAGACTTGGGTATAG